Part of the Salirhabdus salicampi genome is shown below.
CAGTACAACCGCTATCGTTCCACCACTAACTCCAGGTACTAAGTCACTTGTACCCATTAACATGCCTCTAAATATATTTTTCCAATGGAACATCTTATACCGCTCCCTTACAATTAGTCCTTCACCATTTTACCAAAATTTTGGTTATATAGGGATAAAATTGACAGGAAATTTACGTCTGCAGGCTATTATGATGTTTACAATAACGAACAAATTGTTTTGCAATATTTTCGTTTGAAGCAAAATGAAGGTGTACATATGAAGCTATAACATTTTTGTATATGTAGCCTACCAGGCTATGGTCACTAGCAAAAAAGGCCGGCGGCAATGAATCTAACATGTCCATATTCGAATAATGAAACTCATGACCTTTAATATTATGTACATTTGATATCATATGATTATGAGGTGATGGTGACAGCTCTATATAACGAATAGCTTGTAATTGTTCGTTCATACGGGCAATAGCTGGTAATATTCCGACCATATCGAATTTGTTGCCTTGTCCATCAATTAATTCCTTCGCTAAAAACATAAAGCCACCACATTCTGCAATAACAGGTAGCCCAGCCTCCACTCTATCTTTAATATCAAGTTTTACTTTATTAGAAAATTGGCTAGCAAAATGTTCCGGAAAGCCACCGCCTATGTAGAGTCCATGACAATCCGAGGGAATGATCTCTCCTTTTAATGGTGAAAAATAGACACATTCAGCACCATGCTGTCTAAGAATCTCAAAGTTCTCTTCGTAATAAAAATGAAAAGCGGCGTCATAGGCTACAGCTATTTTTACTGTTGATTGTATCTCATAATTGGATTTAGCGGAAGGGATTGGAGGTGTATTCAAATAGTCATATATGCTTTGTATATCCACAGTCTGGACCAATGTCTTACTTATTTGATGAACAGTATCATCCCAATCGCTATCCCCTACAGCAGGTATAAGCCCTAAATGTCGTTCTGGTAATTTAAAACTGGAGTGAAACGGCAGATATCCAAACACTTTCGTGTTACAGACGGATTCAATGGCACCCTTCAGCAATTCATAATATGTAACACTGCTTACTTTACTAATAATTACGCCGAATATTTTCAAACGGGGATTCATCTGTTGAAAGCCAAGAACTTCCGCCGCTATACTTCGCGCCTTTTGCCCTGCTTCTACAATAAGGAGTATAGGGGTTTCAGTCACTTCACTAATATGTGCGGAACTTCCTTCATCCGACAAAAAAGAAACCCCGTCATATAGGCCCATCATTCCTTCTATTATGGAAAGGTCTACATCTTTACTATATTTTGAAACGATATTCCGTATCGTTTGTTCACGTAACATGTAGCTATCCAAGTTATGTGATTTCCTGCCTGTAACGACAGAGTGAAAGGTAGGATCAATAAAATCGGGTCCACATTTATACCCTTGAACAGTCAAACCCTTTTGTTTGAAGGCAGACATAAGCCCAGTCGTAATCGTGGTCTTACCAACACCTGTATGAGTACCAGCAACCATAAATCGTTTCATTTTATCAAACCCTTTTTTGTTAATAACACTTGCGGAACACGATGGATTGGGTGGGGAATAACTTCTGGTTTCGTCTCATATACCTTAAGGATATTTTTCTCCGTAATTACCTCTTCACTTTTCCCGATTACTTCAATTTGGCCATTGTTTAAAAGTAATAATTTATCACAAAATTGAGAAGCCAAATTTAAATCATGTAAAACGATAATAACTGTTATTCCTTCCTCACTCTTCCATTGTTGAATCATTTCCAGCAATGCTAATTGGTGATGTATATCTAAATAAGTTGTCGGTTCATCTAACAATAAAATATCGGGGTTTTGGGCCATTGCCTTTGCAATCGCTACTCGCTGTCTTTCACCACCACTTAATGTGTCCAATGTTTTATGTTGGAAATGTTCTACGTTTGTAGCTTTCATCACTTCAGATACCTTCGCGATATCATCCTCTTTTTCCCTCTCATACCATTTAAGGTGGGGATAACGTCCCATGGACACAGCGTCCACGACAGCCATCGGATAAGGATAGAGAGCTTCCTGAGACAAGACGGCCATTTTTCGTGCAAGCTTTTTTTGTGAAATGTGGCGAATATTTTTCCCTTCTAAATAAACCGTGCCTCGGGTCGGTTCAAGGTATCCTGATAGTATTTTTAACAACGTAGATTTACCAGACCCATTTGGTCCAATAATGCCAAAACAAGCTCCATGGTCCACTTGAAACGTTACATCATGTAAAACGGGGGTTTCATCTAATGTCATATGAATATTTTGTGCAGTAAGCATATAACCCCTCCTAAAAGTAACCCGTTCGTTTCTTTCTTAACAAATATGCAAAAAATGGTGCACCTAAAAAGGCTGTAATAATTCCAATTGGCAACTCACGTGGTGATAGAATGGTACGGGCTAAAGTATCTGCTAATACTAAAAAGATTGCCCCACCTATAATGGATAAAGGCAATATAATTCGGTTGTCAGAGCCGAACAAAAGTCGAATTATATGAGGAATGACTAATCCAACAAAACCAATAGTTCCAGAAACTGATACAGCTGCTCCTGTAATGAGTGACGCAATCACTAATAACGTGACTCTGACTTTAGGTACTGACACTCCTGTATAGTACGCCGTTTCTTCACCTAAAGATAGAATATTCAATTCCCTTGCCATAAACCAAGTTATGATTACCCCAACTAAGACAAACGGTAAAACAATCATGTGGTGACCCCAATTCGTTAATGTCAAACTCCCCATTAACCAAAACATAATGGTCTGCATGCGTTCATCTGCTAGAGCTAAAATTAAAGAAAGGGCGGCTGCAATAAAAGCTTGAACAACCACCCCAGATAAAATTAAGGTTTCTATATGAATACGTCGATTCACTTTAGCGAGGAAATATACAATAACTAATGTGATCATTCCACAACTAAACGCTACGACAGGTAAAGTCCAATTTCCGAGAAGGATAAACTTCCATCCGAATAAGAGGACTAAACAAGCCCCTAAAGCAGACCCCGATGATACACCTAATATAAATGGGTCTGCTAAAGGGTTGCGTAACACTGCTTGATAAATGGTACCCGCCGATGCTAACGCCGCTCCTACTAACACCCCTAGTAAAACACGAGGCATGCGAATATCGATAATAATCTTTTCCACTGTGGAACTCCACGTTTGATCAACAACACCCCCAACGAAGGGTATTTTAGATAGTAAAATAAGCCAAACGGTTTTTACATCAATATTCGCACTTCCAATAGAAACAGAAACAATAATCGTGAAAGTTAGTAGACCAAGAAGGATTGGTAGCCAAATAGCTAACGTTACCATCCACCTATTTCTTTGTTCCATATCATTACGTCCTAACTATTAAAATTGGTCTGGATAAAGGTACTCTGCCATTTCACGTAACCCTTCCACTACACGTGGTCCTGGGCGACTTACCAAGTCAGAAGTTAGTTCATAAACTTGTTCTTCTTGGATTGCTGTTATATTTTCCCAGTTTGCACGATTCAAGACACTTCCAACAGCATCATCCATATAAGCACCGTATGTAATAAATATAACATCAGGGTTTTCTTCTAAAACACTTTCTTCACTTGCTTGTAGCCAGCCTTCTTGATCAGCAAAAATGTTTTCACCGCCAGCTATTGACAGAAGATTTGCCATGAACGTACCACTACCAATTGAATAAAATCCTTCACCCGTTTCAATATAAACTGTTTTTCGTTCGTCAGCCGGAACACCTTCAATTGTTGCAACTACGTTGTCACGCGTTTCTTTCATATCACTTACGACAGCTTCTGCTTTCTCACTTGCTCCTGTCAGCTCACCGATTGAGGTAATATCTTCAAATACCTCTTCTAAATTATTTGATTCAATCGCAAATACGGTTAAACCCTGTTCTCTTAATTGTGTTATCGCGTCTCCATTTATAATATCTGCTAAGACTAAGTCCGGTTCTAGTTCCACAATTTTCTCAACATCTGCTTCCATGCCGATAACTTTTTCAATATCAGTTACTTCAGCAGGAAAGTTGTCAAATTCTGACACACCTACTACTTTATCCCCTAAACCTAATGCAAAGACCATTTCCGTTGTACTAGGAATTAGGGAGATAATACGATCAACATCACCTTCAATCGTCACTTCTGTACCAGTATCGTCTGTTAATGTAACGGAACTTGGCACCTCATCCTCGTGGTCATTGTTCTGAACGTTTTCGTTATCTGCTTCATTTCCACATGCCACTAATGCGAACATCATGATTGCAACTAATGACAAGAATAAAAACTTTAAATTTTTCATCATCTGTTACCTCCTATAGATATATAAAATAGAAAAAGCCTTAGTTTCCTTCTAGGAAACTAAGGCATGACTCACCCATCGCATAAATACACGCTCTGTGTGAACCAATTCCTTTTACCCCGAAGGAAATTAGTTCGCAGTATTAGGCAGGTCTCCTGGCTCATGATCATAGCTCCCTAAAGTCTTCCCGTTTTTCAACAGTGACTTTATTTTAGGTTGCTCCCATTTACAGTGGCGGGACCGCGCCGGATTTGCACCGGACTTCCCTTTTAAGTGGTAGTCATATTACCAACACCTAACACCAACAATATGTAATTATAACTTATATCTTAATTGGAAAATGTAAGGACGTCAACTTCTAAACAAACGAAGAAAAAACTTAAGACATAAGGAAATGTCTTAAGTTTTAATCAAGTTACGTATACATTTTTTCTTGGTGTTTACCGTAATTTAATTCGTATATGACCTTCTTTCCGTTTATAAAAACCTCCAAAATTGTAAGGATTAAGGAAAAGAATTTGTTCACCACAATCACTCCTTACAACGGTGCTGGAGCACTATTTTTCTATCGGCTCATTACACATCATATGCAGGTTTTTAAAATTTGCATCATCTATAAAACTATTCTATTACATCTATTTACACGATAATCTGACCGTGTCTGAACATTCAAAATTATTTCTTCGATTATGACCCCAAAATTGTGACAAACGGTATTGAGTTTCTTTGCCTCATTTTAAAGCCCTTGAAGAATTCTTCTCCAAGGGTCTTTTATCACTTATCTTTTGGCGGGGATTCTGTCAATGTGATCCCTTCATTTTGTTGAAGAAAGTAATTTAAGGAAAATTCATTTTTGAACAACAACACTTGTCGCTTTACGTAATCATGAACGAGCATACTTGTACTACTATAATATGCTTTTTCCGGTATTTCCCCTTCTTTTACCCAACGGGCTAATTGATAACTTAAACGTTCCATTTCAAGGTCAACACCGTATTCCGCCTTCATTCGGTAAATAAACACTTCAAATTGCAACTGGCCAACAGCGCCTAATATTGTATCTTCGAATTTCGGAGTTCGATATACTTGGATAGCCCCTTCTTGAGCTAACTGTTGAATTCCTTTCACATATTGCTTATGACGTAGTGCATTTTTAGGGCGAACTTTAGCAAAATGTTCAGGTGGAAATTGAGGCAAATCACCGAATTCAAACAATTCTTTCGTTCCACATATGGTATCCCCTATTTGATATACACCTGGGTCATATAAACCAACAATATCACCTGCATAAGCATGGTCAACCCCTTCACGACTATCAGCAAAAAACTGCTGAGGTTGGGCTAATTTCATCTGCTTTCCTGTTCTTTCTAACCAAGTAGACATTCCTTTTTCATACTGTCCCGAACAGATTCGTAAAAAGGCAATACGGTCCCGGTGTGAAGGGTCCATGTTCGCCTGAATTTTAAAAATGAAACCGGAAAAGACTTTGTCTGTCGGATTCACTTTCCCTGCGCTAGATTCTCTAGGGAAAGGAGAGGGAGCGATTTGTAAGAAGTGCTGCAAAAATGTCGGGACGCCAAAATTTGAAATAGCACTCCCAAAAAAGACAGGTGTCTGTTTCCCTTCTTTCACAGTATCAAGATGAAAGGGATTTCCCGCTTCATCTAATAACTGTAAATCTTCCATTAACTTTTCTATCGTTTCCTCATCAGCAGACTTTTCTAGCTGTTTGCGCAAATCAGTATAATTTTCCACACTGACGAAAGTTGACTCTTCCTCATCTTCACCATAATATTCAATCGTTTTCGTGAACCGGTCATATACACCTTTAAAAGTTGGTCCCATTCCTATTGGATAGTTAACTGGAGTGGATTCAATACCAAGCACTTCTTCAATTTCTTCAAATAACTCTAGAGGATCTTTTCCGTGCCGGTCCATCTTGTTAATAAATGTAAAAATCGGAATTCCCCTATCGCGACAAACTTTAAATAATTTTTTTGTTTGTGCTTCCACACCTTTTGCAACGTCGAGAATCATAACAACACTGTCAACTGCCATTAATGTACGATACGTATCCTCACTAAAATCTTCGTGTCCTGGCGTATCTAAAATATTAATTTTATACCCTTCATACTCAAACTGCATTACACTAGATGTAACGGAGATCCCCCTTTGCTTCTCCAATTCCATCCAATCTGATGTTGCGAACTTTTTGGATTTCCTCGCTTTTACAGAACCAGCAGAACGAATTGCGCCACCTAGTAACAACATTTTTTCTGTTAGAGTCGTTTTACCCGCATCTGGATGAGAAATGATTGCAAAAGTTTTACGTCTTGATACTTCTT
Proteins encoded:
- a CDS encoding ABC transporter substrate-binding protein, which translates into the protein MMKNLKFLFLSLVAIMMFALVACGNEADNENVQNNDHEDEVPSSVTLTDDTGTEVTIEGDVDRIISLIPSTTEMVFALGLGDKVVGVSEFDNFPAEVTDIEKVIGMEADVEKIVELEPDLVLADIINGDAITQLREQGLTVFAIESNNLEEVFEDITSIGELTGASEKAEAVVSDMKETRDNVVATIEGVPADERKTVYIETGEGFYSIGSGTFMANLLSIAGGENIFADQEGWLQASEESVLEENPDVIFITYGAYMDDAVGSVLNRANWENITAIQEEQVYELTSDLVSRPGPRVVEGLREMAEYLYPDQF
- a CDS encoding peptide chain release factor 3, which encodes MAKIQEEVSRRKTFAIISHPDAGKTTLTEKMLLLGGAIRSAGSVKARKSKKFATSDWMELEKQRGISVTSSVMQFEYEGYKINILDTPGHEDFSEDTYRTLMAVDSVVMILDVAKGVEAQTKKLFKVCRDRGIPIFTFINKMDRHGKDPLELFEEIEEVLGIESTPVNYPIGMGPTFKGVYDRFTKTIEYYGEDEEESTFVSVENYTDLRKQLEKSADEETIEKLMEDLQLLDEAGNPFHLDTVKEGKQTPVFFGSAISNFGVPTFLQHFLQIAPSPFPRESSAGKVNPTDKVFSGFIFKIQANMDPSHRDRIAFLRICSGQYEKGMSTWLERTGKQMKLAQPQQFFADSREGVDHAYAGDIVGLYDPGVYQIGDTICGTKELFEFGDLPQFPPEHFAKVRPKNALRHKQYVKGIQQLAQEGAIQVYRTPKFEDTILGAVGQLQFEVFIYRMKAEYGVDLEMERLSYQLARWVKEGEIPEKAYYSSTSMLVHDYVKRQVLLFKNEFSLNYFLQQNEGITLTESPPKDK
- a CDS encoding FecCD family ABC transporter permease, encoding MEQRNRWMVTLAIWLPILLGLLTFTIIVSVSIGSANIDVKTVWLILLSKIPFVGGVVDQTWSSTVEKIIIDIRMPRVLLGVLVGAALASAGTIYQAVLRNPLADPFILGVSSGSALGACLVLLFGWKFILLGNWTLPVVAFSCGMITLVIVYFLAKVNRRIHIETLILSGVVVQAFIAAALSLILALADERMQTIMFWLMGSLTLTNWGHHMIVLPFVLVGVIITWFMARELNILSLGEETAYYTGVSVPKVRVTLLVIASLITGAAVSVSGTIGFVGLVIPHIIRLLFGSDNRIILPLSIIGGAIFLVLADTLARTILSPRELPIGIITAFLGAPFFAYLLRKKRTGYF
- a CDS encoding heme ABC transporter ATP-binding protein, which produces MLTAQNIHMTLDETPVLHDVTFQVDHGACFGIIGPNGSGKSTLLKILSGYLEPTRGTVYLEGKNIRHISQKKLARKMAVLSQEALYPYPMAVVDAVSMGRYPHLKWYEREKEDDIAKVSEVMKATNVEHFQHKTLDTLSGGERQRVAIAKAMAQNPDILLLDEPTTYLDIHHQLALLEMIQQWKSEEGITVIIVLHDLNLASQFCDKLLLLNNGQIEVIGKSEEVITEKNILKVYETKPEVIPHPIHRVPQVLLTKKGLIK
- a CDS encoding cobyrinate a,c-diamide synthase, with amino-acid sequence MKRFMVAGTHTGVGKTTITTGLMSAFKQKGLTVQGYKCGPDFIDPTFHSVVTGRKSHNLDSYMLREQTIRNIVSKYSKDVDLSIIEGMMGLYDGVSFLSDEGSSAHISEVTETPILLIVEAGQKARSIAAEVLGFQQMNPRLKIFGVIISKVSSVTYYELLKGAIESVCNTKVFGYLPFHSSFKLPERHLGLIPAVGDSDWDDTVHQISKTLVQTVDIQSIYDYLNTPPIPSAKSNYEIQSTVKIAVAYDAAFHFYYEENFEILRQHGAECVYFSPLKGEIIPSDCHGLYIGGGFPEHFASQFSNKVKLDIKDRVEAGLPVIAECGGFMFLAKELIDGQGNKFDMVGILPAIARMNEQLQAIRYIELSPSPHNHMISNVHNIKGHEFHYSNMDMLDSLPPAFFASDHSLVGYIYKNVIASYVHLHFASNENIAKQFVRYCKHHNSLQT